The following is a genomic window from Rhodococcus sp. SBT000017.
CAGCCGGTAGCAACGTCCCACCGGTACGACGTCCGACCCGACACGAACACGAGGCCCACGATGAACGCACTACGCGCAGTCCCCACACCCGGCGACGACGCAGCGCAGGCACGCGCGGACCTCGCACCCGTCGAGGACCTCGACACGTCGGTCGAGCCCGGTTACGACCCGGCCACCGATCCCGAAGCGATGCTCCTGTGCGCCCTGATGGACGTCCGCAACCAAAGCGCCGCCGGAACCGACATCGAACGGATCACCAGCACACTCACCGCAGCGGACTTCGAAGATCCAGCGCACGCACGCATGTACGGCCACATCGTCGACCTCATCGCCGCCGGACAACCCCACGACTTCGCCTCCGTCACCGGCGCTCTCATCCGATCCGGAGCAGACGGAGCCAAAGACGCCCCGCTACGCAAACGGCTGATGGGCATCGTCACCGCCGGGGCGCATTCCGTCGCGGCCGTCCACTACGCCGA
Proteins encoded in this region:
- a CDS encoding DnaB-like helicase N-terminal domain-containing protein, translating into MNALRAVPTPGDDAAQARADLAPVEDLDTSVEPGYDPATDPEAMLLCALMDVRNQSAAGTDIERITSTLTAADFEDPAHARMYGHIVDLIAAGQPHDFASVTGALIRSGADGAKDAPLRKRLMGIVTAGAHSVAAVHYADNVLSQSYRRSFHVAGQRLTQAAEEAPKPTCSTTWSNSAPGSGQRSTGSPLFGSPAHDARSPPLRPRLPDGAHPTRHRSTSTVLWVRLPRSCPPSRCTPNRFVVHKVIVL